The genome window TAGTTTTACCTTTAATTTCTCCTTTAAAATAATTCATTATTTTATTAAAAAGTACTAGTTTTTGATCTTTATTAACCTCTTCAACAGCTTTGAGTACCCGCAGATCATAATTATATCCATTTGCCGTTTTTATCAATGCCTGAACATCTTTTGGGAAACAAGAACCTCCATATCCAATTCCTGCGTATAAAAACTTTTGTCCTATACGCGAATCTGACCCAATGCCTTTTCTTACCTTATTTATATCAGCACCAACAATTTCGCAGAGGTTTGCTATTTCATTAATAAAACTAATTTTTGTTGCAAGCATTGAATTTGCAGCATATTTTGTCATTTCGGCAGAAACGATATCCATAAAAATTACTGGGTGACCATTAAGGGTAAATGGCTTGTATAAACTCTTCAATAAATCTTCGGCTCTTTCGCTATCTACTCCAACCACAATTCTATCGGGTTTTAAAAAGTCATCAATTGCCGCTCCCTCTTTTAGAAATTCTGGATTTGAAGCTACATCAAATTCTACATCACTATTTCTTTTATCCAATTCCTCTTGTAAAGCTTGTTTAACTTTTTTAGAAGTTCCTACGGGTACGGTACTTTTTGTAACCACTAATAAGTAATCATTAATATGCTTACCGCATTCTCTGGCAACTGCTAGAACATATTTCAAATCTGCACTGCCATCCTCATCTGGAGGAGTTCCAACAGAAATAAATAAAACTTCTGCATCTTGGAGAGCTTCTGCAATATTAGTTGTAAAATTCAATCGTCCCTTTTTCATGTTTCTGGCAATCATATCTTCTAGACCAGGTTCATAAATAGGTATAATGCCTTTATTAAGGTTATCTATTTTATTTTGGTCTATGTCAACACATGTAACAGTAATACCTACCTCTGAAAAACAAGCACCCGTTACAAGCCCAACATAACCACTTCCAACAATTACAATTTTCATAATATTTAGATTTTTATAGTTTATTTAAAATTAAAACCAATTAAATG of Flavobacterium marginilacus contains these proteins:
- a CDS encoding UDP-glucose dehydrogenase family protein; the encoded protein is MKIVIVGSGYVGLVTGACFSEVGITVTCVDIDQNKIDNLNKGIIPIYEPGLEDMIARNMKKGRLNFTTNIAEALQDAEVLFISVGTPPDEDGSADLKYVLAVARECGKHINDYLLVVTKSTVPVGTSKKVKQALQEELDKRNSDVEFDVASNPEFLKEGAAIDDFLKPDRIVVGVDSERAEDLLKSLYKPFTLNGHPVIFMDIVSAEMTKYAANSMLATKISFINEIANLCEIVGADINKVRKGIGSDSRIGQKFLYAGIGYGGSCFPKDVQALIKTANGYNYDLRVLKAVEEVNKDQKLVLFNKIMNYFKGEIKGKTIALWGLSFKPQTDDMREAPSLSIVKNLLEAGAVVKAYDPIAINEAKHHFGDTILYYEDQYETLIDADALAILTEWPEFKFPNFKIVQKLLNTPVIFDGRNIYDREEMKESGFDYFCIGVDTAKDNIKS